In the genome of Candidatus Zixiibacteriota bacterium, one region contains:
- a CDS encoding DUF116 domain-containing protein — MKRQYPTYHLGPDFDKKLKNFTESFVKKGFSEFIDEFANVDEFIERAARDDHSSGEKNLRCTPKEKYLLEAVAFKIYDELNREAFNRTKETLIVLPDCLSGHDPDCEKEDLPYGDECRLCSESCQVNHIMKLCESFGAKVVFSKRKLAEQIEHYSETMGDVGVIGIACLLMLASGMRAADDAGVPTRGVLLSFTGCDHWNDESFASRFPTSRLRAILEEKYGSSHS; from the coding sequence ATGAAACGGCAATACCCCACTTATCATCTCGGTCCCGATTTTGACAAAAAACTCAAGAATTTCACAGAGTCATTTGTTAAGAAGGGATTCAGTGAGTTCATCGACGAATTTGCAAATGTCGACGAGTTCATTGAGCGGGCTGCCCGAGATGATCATTCTTCCGGCGAGAAAAACCTGCGCTGCACACCCAAAGAGAAATATCTGCTGGAGGCAGTGGCGTTCAAGATTTATGACGAACTGAACCGGGAAGCATTCAACCGCACTAAGGAAACATTGATCGTTTTGCCGGATTGTCTGTCGGGGCATGACCCGGATTGTGAAAAAGAAGACCTACCTTACGGCGACGAATGTCGCTTGTGCTCCGAGAGTTGTCAGGTGAATCACATTATGAAGCTCTGCGAATCGTTCGGAGCGAAAGTTGTATTCTCGAAACGTAAATTAGCCGAACAGATTGAGCATTACTCGGAGACGATGGGTGACGTTGGGGTTATCGGTATCGCTTGTTTACTCATGCTGGCCTCGGGAATGAGGGCGGCTGATGATGCCGGGGTGCCGACCCGTGGAGTGCTCCTGAGTTTTACCGGTTGTGATCATTGGAACGACGAGTCCTTTGCATCCCGTTTCCCTACGAGCCGGTTACGAGCAATACTTGAGGAAAAGTATGGTTCATCTCATTCGTGA
- a CDS encoding HAMP domain-containing histidine kinase, producing MGVLIDDKDAPGLVTEGHEADKWLEVFSLFIHDLEPPLASMKYILKLLDEGKYNPEKATHRELVSSSKVAMHRAETIVYDILAVARSGSVGLPVNMTELDPDVIIDEVASLAQGAAAENDVSVSVNRDGDSPLIKADAGLLARTLDNFIYNGLRHTPTGGEITIYTSVGKASFYIHVKDSGPGFDDIEPGVLFEKFGQINMRAAGKHRGVGLGLYFCMLAATGMKGTVMADNHPDGGAVFSVKLQMVEEK from the coding sequence ATGGGAGTATTAATAGATGATAAGGACGCACCGGGTCTAGTAACCGAAGGCCACGAGGCTGATAAATGGCTTGAAGTATTTTCGTTGTTTATTCACGATCTTGAACCTCCGTTGGCCTCCATGAAGTACATCCTGAAGCTCCTTGATGAGGGGAAGTACAATCCTGAGAAGGCGACACATCGTGAATTGGTCTCTTCCAGCAAGGTGGCAATGCACCGGGCAGAGACGATTGTCTACGATATTCTTGCCGTAGCCAGGTCTGGAAGTGTTGGTTTGCCGGTCAATATGACCGAATTGGATCCGGATGTAATCATTGATGAAGTAGCTAGTCTGGCGCAAGGAGCGGCGGCCGAAAATGATGTTAGCGTCAGTGTCAACCGAGATGGTGACAGTCCCCTGATAAAGGCCGATGCCGGTTTGCTCGCAAGGACTCTTGATAATTTCATTTATAATGGTCTACGTCACACGCCCACCGGCGGTGAGATCACGATCTACACATCGGTGGGAAAGGCATCTTTCTACATTCACGTTAAAGATTCTGGTCCAGGGTTTGATGATATCGAGCCTGGTGTTCTGTTTGAGAAATTTGGCCAGATCAACATGAGAGCGGCCGGAAAACACCGAGGAGTTGGTCTGGGTCTATATTTTTGTATGCTGGCCGCAACCGGTATGAAGGGTACAGTGATGGCTGACAATCACCCGGATGGCGGTGCAGTCTTTTCAGTGAAATTACAAATGGTTGAGGAGAAATAA
- a CDS encoding M23 family metallopeptidase: MLKKKLTVMLIPGSEGALKQVRLPVVLIYGCALVVVLLVLGSFFASSGYFSNRVDSKELEALQAENRSLQEGFEQMRWHMAEVEKRYEELVQKEIRIRSLFDLPEIDLQQRQLGIGGPTSPELVTRSEVEVEALETEVEVDHLLRLSQFELEKYAEVESSMLSVKDRLDHTPSIWPSRGWISRSYGMKADPFTGIKQMHRGLDIANHTGTPIVASADGRVSSVRKNGGMGKTIVIDHGYGFVSRYAHLSEYKVKRGQQVKRGDVIGLMGSTGYSTGPHLHYEVIRNGKSINPYRHILNDM; the protein is encoded by the coding sequence TTGTTAAAGAAGAAATTGACAGTAATGCTTATCCCCGGCTCGGAGGGGGCACTAAAACAGGTGCGTCTCCCTGTCGTTTTGATTTATGGTTGTGCTCTGGTGGTTGTCCTGCTTGTGCTGGGCAGTTTCTTTGCTTCATCCGGTTATTTCTCAAACCGTGTGGATAGCAAGGAGCTGGAAGCGTTGCAGGCTGAGAACCGATCGCTGCAGGAGGGGTTCGAGCAGATGCGCTGGCATATGGCCGAGGTTGAGAAGCGCTACGAGGAGTTAGTCCAGAAAGAGATCCGTATCCGTTCCCTGTTCGATCTTCCCGAAATTGATTTGCAGCAGAGACAACTGGGAATAGGTGGTCCTACCTCGCCGGAATTGGTGACACGTTCGGAAGTGGAGGTAGAGGCTCTCGAAACCGAAGTGGAAGTTGATCATCTTCTACGGTTATCGCAGTTTGAGCTTGAGAAGTATGCCGAAGTAGAATCTTCGATGTTATCGGTCAAAGATCGCCTCGATCATACGCCTTCCATCTGGCCCTCCAGGGGCTGGATATCTCGCAGCTACGGTATGAAGGCGGACCCGTTCACAGGTATTAAGCAGATGCATAGAGGTCTGGATATCGCCAACCACACCGGTACGCCGATAGTGGCATCCGCTGACGGGAGAGTATCATCGGTGCGGAAGAACGGCGGTATGGGCAAGACAATTGTGATTGACCATGGCTACGGGTTTGTATCCCGTTATGCTCACTTGTCTGAATATAAGGTCAAACGCGGGCAACAAGTCAAGCGTGGCGATGTCATTGGATTGATGGGTTCGACTGGTTACTCCACTGGTCCTCATCTGCATTACGAGGTTATTCGCAACGGCAAGTCCATCAATCCCTACCGACATATCCTGAACGACATGTAA
- a CDS encoding GNAT family N-acetyltransferase, with protein MTIDLRPVDADNWLDVIALSVHPEQEELVPSTAWSLAEAYIKPEAPRRGYYPLAAYDGDQLVGFLSITCSASSDRDYWINGLVIDKSCQGKGYGRATMIAAMTYIKTTFPQCIQIGVTIVPGNDPASGLYASLGFVDTGIVYDGEIEWICKVKD; from the coding sequence ATGACGATTGATCTACGACCGGTCGACGCCGACAACTGGCTTGATGTTATCGCTCTGAGTGTTCATCCCGAGCAGGAGGAACTGGTGCCATCGACGGCGTGGTCGCTGGCCGAGGCGTATATCAAACCGGAAGCTCCCCGTCGGGGGTATTACCCCCTTGCTGCATATGATGGAGACCAACTAGTTGGTTTCTTATCTATCACCTGTTCGGCGTCCAGTGATCGTGACTACTGGATCAACGGTCTTGTGATCGACAAATCGTGTCAGGGCAAAGGGTATGGCCGGGCGACTATGATCGCCGCGATGACTTATATCAAGACAACCTTTCCGCAATGCATCCAGATCGGCGTAACGATTGTCCCCGGCAACGATCCAGCTTCTGGTCTTTATGCAAGCCTGGGTTTCGTCGATACGGGCATTGTCTATGACGGCGAAATCGAATGGATATGCAAGGTGAAGGACTGA
- a CDS encoding SDR family NAD(P)-dependent oxidoreductase yields MSTLKDKVVMITGASAGIGKACARKFAEQGAKLVLVARRLDRLEQLQKKLDTDCCLLELDIRDHQAVELAISGLADPWNEIDVLVNNAGLGRGLDKIQDGDIGGWNEMIDTNVKGLLHVSRAVLPGMVVRERGHVINIGSIAGHQVYPGGNVYCATKHAVDAITKGMRIDLVDTPIRVSTVDPGLVETEFATVRFDGDKERAAQTYQGYQPLTGDDIAEAVVWTADRPAHVQIGEIVIYPTAQASAMVLNKKG; encoded by the coding sequence ATGTCAACTCTGAAAGATAAAGTAGTAATGATCACCGGCGCTTCGGCCGGTATCGGTAAAGCGTGCGCCCGGAAATTCGCCGAGCAGGGAGCTAAGCTTGTTCTGGTAGCACGTCGTCTGGATCGTCTGGAGCAATTGCAGAAGAAACTCGACACAGACTGCTGTCTGCTCGAATTGGATATCCGCGACCATCAGGCGGTCGAGTTGGCGATTAGTGGGCTGGCTGATCCTTGGAACGAAATCGACGTGCTTGTCAATAATGCCGGTCTCGGACGTGGACTGGACAAAATACAGGATGGCGATATTGGCGGTTGGAATGAGATGATCGACACCAACGTCAAAGGTCTGCTTCATGTTTCCCGGGCGGTGCTGCCGGGGATGGTCGTTCGTGAACGGGGGCATGTTATCAATATCGGGTCCATCGCCGGCCATCAGGTGTACCCCGGGGGGAATGTTTATTGCGCGACTAAACATGCCGTCGATGCGATCACGAAGGGGATGCGGATTGATCTGGTTGACACGCCGATCAGGGTTTCGACGGTTGATCCCGGTTTAGTGGAAACAGAGTTTGCGACGGTTCGCTTTGACGGAGACAAGGAACGAGCCGCGCAGACGTACCAGGGTTATCAGCCGTTGACCGGAGACGACATTGCGGAGGCGGTGGTATGGACAGCCGACCGACCTGCTCATGTTCAGATTGGCGAGATTGTCATCTATCCTACTGCCCAGGCTTCGGCGATGGTGCTGAATAAGAAGGGGTGA
- a CDS encoding ankyrin repeat domain-containing protein — translation MNKAMRPMVILLITGVLLSLPLISGADPLHEAIQNNDTTMVQSLILEAPDQLESRDSNNNTPLHVAVLENNTAIAKMLLTAGAEVDAGDNEGSPALITAAMRGYLDMARLLISKGADVGYQDNFGNTAITFAAIGGSTEMIELLIEEGADIHVINGEGATPLTFAAGRGRTDAVRLLLAKGADATIRNNQGQTIAFGVAARGHTDMLRLLVDNGADLLVSDSSGGTILHEAAISGSVVTVDYLLDAGADPDLTNDFGATPLIFSSWRSHVDVARTLLEKGANPDIINTNGMTALHNSVKEGSVEMCQVLLTNGANASLPNLKTGGTPLHYACTKGYLNIVELLVSSGADLTVKDNKGLTPLHYAGKYGHRTVADLLLAKGVTAPDMEKNFGRCPLLEKSLSDGEGIVWYIGHSGWAIKTQNNLLVFDYWERNQPPTEALISNGHISAEEVKNLNVTVFVSHEHGDHFDTNIFKWRETIPNITYIMGFENDGVSGYRFIGPRQTETVGNMEVSTITSNDSGVGFLIKVDGLTIFQAADHANRLRDFSGPYTAEIDYLADMNLDIDIAFMPISGCGFGDLEAVKLGVYYALDKLKPKVFFPEHALDNEYRYQEFADRAVADGHTDCEYMCAFNKGDRFFYRNGKIVF, via the coding sequence ATGAACAAAGCGATGAGACCAATGGTAATTCTACTCATAACGGGTGTGTTGCTTTCACTCCCCCTTATCTCTGGCGCCGACCCGCTGCACGAAGCCATTCAGAACAACGACACAACTATGGTCCAGAGTCTTATCTTGGAAGCTCCGGATCAGCTTGAGAGCAGGGACAGTAACAATAACACACCTTTGCATGTAGCTGTTCTTGAAAACAACACTGCGATTGCCAAGATGCTTCTTACTGCTGGAGCCGAGGTTGATGCCGGCGACAACGAGGGCAGTCCCGCTCTCATTACGGCTGCTATGCGGGGTTATTTGGATATGGCTCGTTTGCTGATTAGCAAAGGCGCCGATGTCGGGTATCAAGATAATTTCGGAAATACCGCAATTACCTTTGCGGCCATAGGTGGTAGCACGGAAATGATCGAGCTACTAATCGAGGAAGGTGCCGATATTCATGTTATAAATGGCGAGGGGGCTACACCGTTGACTTTCGCGGCAGGTCGAGGGCGTACCGACGCTGTCCGTCTCTTGCTAGCCAAAGGAGCAGATGCCACCATCCGCAATAATCAGGGACAAACGATTGCTTTTGGTGTTGCCGCGCGTGGTCATACTGATATGCTCCGCCTGCTCGTGGACAACGGAGCAGATCTTCTCGTTAGCGATAGTTCTGGAGGAACGATTCTTCATGAAGCTGCCATTAGCGGTAGTGTCGTGACAGTCGACTATCTTCTTGACGCCGGTGCTGATCCTGACCTGACCAACGATTTTGGAGCCACGCCACTGATCTTCTCATCGTGGAGAAGTCATGTCGATGTCGCCCGCACACTACTTGAGAAGGGTGCTAATCCGGACATAATAAACACCAACGGAATGACGGCTCTGCACAACTCTGTCAAAGAAGGCTCGGTAGAGATGTGTCAGGTGCTGCTGACCAATGGGGCAAACGCAAGTCTTCCCAATCTGAAAACAGGTGGCACACCACTGCATTATGCCTGCACCAAGGGATACTTAAATATCGTTGAACTGCTAGTGTCCTCAGGAGCTGACCTGACCGTCAAAGACAACAAAGGTCTCACTCCATTGCACTATGCCGGCAAATATGGTCATCGTACTGTAGCTGACCTTCTGTTGGCCAAAGGCGTAACCGCACCTGATATGGAGAAGAACTTTGGACGTTGCCCATTGTTGGAAAAATCGTTAAGCGACGGCGAGGGAATCGTCTGGTACATTGGTCATTCAGGTTGGGCGATCAAGACGCAGAATAACCTGTTAGTCTTTGACTACTGGGAGCGGAACCAGCCGCCTACTGAAGCCCTCATCTCCAATGGTCACATTTCTGCGGAGGAAGTCAAGAACCTCAATGTCACCGTTTTCGTCAGTCATGAACACGGCGACCATTTTGATACGAATATCTTCAAATGGCGTGAGACAATCCCCAACATCACCTATATAATGGGTTTTGAGAATGACGGTGTCAGTGGCTATCGGTTTATCGGGCCGAGACAGACTGAAACTGTGGGTAACATGGAAGTATCAACGATCACCTCCAACGATAGCGGCGTTGGATTCCTCATCAAAGTGGACGGTCTGACAATCTTTCAGGCGGCCGATCATGCCAACCGACTACGTGATTTTTCCGGTCCGTACACAGCGGAAATTGACTATCTGGCCGACATGAACCTCGATATTGATATTGCCTTTATGCCGATTTCCGGTTGTGGTTTTGGTGACCTTGAGGCAGTCAAACTGGGCGTTTACTATGCTCTGGATAAACTGAAGCCAAAGGTTTTCTTCCCAGAGCACGCTCTGGACAACGAATATCGGTATCAGGAATTTGCAGATAGAGCTGTGGCCGATGGGCACACTGACTGTGAGTATATGTGCGCCTTCAATAAGGGTGACCGCTTCTTCTATCGAAACGGCAAGATCGTATTCTAA
- a CDS encoding tetratricopeptide repeat protein translates to MHRFQHSWLTAIAIILTTMLIAGGCSRNFTVVKAQPKAQVNQQDRTQYDPDRVPSTTDEQLHEGLILFREGRYTEAQGLFEQAIAVEPDDWSGYYYLARLMIRQENYAVAIEQLYFALDLVPDEPRTRSNIYRSLAECLELQGQFTKAELHYRTALNLFPESTPAREGLSRMQSVRRPSP, encoded by the coding sequence ATGCACCGATTTCAACATTCATGGCTCACGGCAATTGCGATTATACTGACTACCATGCTGATAGCCGGCGGTTGTAGCCGTAACTTCACCGTAGTGAAAGCTCAGCCGAAAGCTCAGGTCAATCAGCAAGACCGAACGCAGTACGATCCTGACCGGGTTCCATCAACGACCGATGAACAGTTGCACGAGGGACTCATTCTTTTCCGCGAGGGGCGTTATACTGAGGCTCAAGGATTGTTCGAGCAGGCGATTGCAGTTGAGCCGGATGATTGGTCCGGGTATTACTACCTGGCCCGCTTGATGATTCGACAGGAAAATTATGCCGTAGCCATTGAGCAATTGTATTTCGCTCTTGATCTGGTCCCCGATGAACCCCGCACTCGCAGTAACATCTATCGTTCCCTCGCAGAGTGTCTGGAACTTCAGGGGCAGTTTACCAAAGCAGAACTGCATTACCGTACGGCGTTGAATCTATTCCCGGAATCAACTCCGGCTCGGGAAGGATTGTCACGCATGCAGTCGGTTCGTCGGCCATCTCCGTAG
- the umuD gene encoding translesion error-prone DNA polymerase V autoproteolytic subunit yields MAKATVLSKVPFEDRLSSKYVPLFTGRVAAGFPSPADDYLEGPLDLNKHLIQHPAATFFVRVTGDSMIGAGIHSGDMLIVDRALEPADNKVIIAVVNGELTVKRLCKRNNQLVLMPENDNCKPIPIEDETDFEVWGVVTVVIHSL; encoded by the coding sequence ATGGCCAAAGCAACAGTACTTTCAAAAGTACCGTTTGAAGACAGGTTGTCGTCTAAGTATGTACCCTTGTTTACCGGACGGGTAGCTGCCGGGTTTCCGTCGCCGGCGGATGATTATCTCGAGGGGCCGCTTGACCTGAATAAGCATCTCATTCAGCATCCGGCAGCGACGTTTTTTGTCCGAGTAACCGGGGACTCAATGATTGGCGCCGGCATCCATTCGGGGGATATGTTAATTGTCGATCGCGCTTTGGAACCGGCAGACAACAAGGTGATCATAGCAGTGGTCAACGGAGAGTTGACGGTTAAGCGATTGTGCAAACGAAACAACCAGCTGGTATTGATGCCGGAAAACGATAATTGCAAACCGATTCCTATTGAAGATGAAACGGACTTCGAAGTCTGGGGAGTAGTAACGGTTGTTATTCATTCATTGTGA
- a CDS encoding Y-family DNA polymerase gives MEKVAPQEITCSSRVLNDCIALVDCNNFYASCERVFNPKLQNKPIVVLSNNDGCIVARSNEAKALEIGMGQPFFKYRNVIEKHNVHVFSSNYALYGNMSGRVMATLAQFTPKMEIYSIDEAFLDLCGSDRFHGYNDLVEYAHTLRATVKQWTGIPVSIGIARTKTLAKIANRLAKKSTKVNGVLNLIDSPYMDQALEKVHVGDVWGIGRQSTKWLVGMNINNARQLRDIDDKVISKRMGVVGLRLVYELRGISCLLLETCSSPRKGIISSRSFGRRVESLDDLKESVAAFITNAAAKLRKQNLAARLLTVFLTTNPYSKNDKQYNNSIVIRLPGAINDTAQLLHHATRGTESIFRKGFRYKKAGVMLDNLIPADQAQATLFDDNNIKRNRKLMETIDSVNKKMGSGTLRYATQGSTQPWKGKCGNRSPCYTGNWDELVNVITK, from the coding sequence ATGGAGAAGGTAGCACCTCAGGAAATAACTTGTTCGTCAAGAGTTCTCAACGATTGTATTGCCCTGGTGGATTGCAACAATTTTTATGCTTCTTGTGAACGGGTATTTAATCCAAAACTGCAAAACAAGCCTATTGTGGTTCTATCCAACAATGATGGTTGTATTGTGGCGCGCTCTAATGAAGCCAAGGCGCTGGAGATCGGTATGGGACAACCGTTTTTCAAGTATCGTAATGTTATAGAGAAGCATAACGTCCATGTATTTTCTTCCAATTATGCACTGTATGGCAACATGTCCGGACGGGTAATGGCCACATTGGCGCAATTTACGCCGAAAATGGAGATTTACTCAATTGACGAAGCGTTTCTCGACTTGTGCGGCAGCGACCGTTTTCACGGGTATAACGACCTGGTCGAATATGCTCATACACTTCGTGCTACAGTAAAACAATGGACCGGTATCCCGGTATCAATCGGTATTGCCCGTACAAAAACGCTGGCCAAAATAGCTAATCGACTGGCCAAGAAATCAACCAAAGTGAACGGTGTGCTTAACCTGATTGATTCACCATACATGGATCAAGCGTTGGAAAAAGTTCATGTTGGAGATGTCTGGGGGATAGGCCGGCAATCAACAAAGTGGTTGGTTGGTATGAATATCAACAATGCCAGACAGTTGCGGGATATTGATGATAAAGTAATTAGCAAGCGGATGGGGGTAGTTGGTTTACGTCTGGTCTATGAACTAAGAGGGATATCATGCTTGTTACTTGAAACCTGTTCGTCACCACGTAAAGGGATTATATCGTCGCGTTCTTTTGGACGTAGAGTTGAATCCCTTGATGATTTGAAAGAATCCGTAGCGGCTTTTATTACCAACGCAGCAGCCAAGCTTAGAAAACAAAATCTGGCGGCGCGGTTGTTAACCGTCTTTTTAACAACCAATCCTTACAGTAAAAATGATAAACAGTATAATAACTCGATAGTGATTCGTTTGCCAGGGGCGATCAATGACACTGCCCAATTGCTTCACCATGCTACGCGGGGAACGGAAAGTATTTTCAGGAAAGGTTTCCGATATAAGAAAGCCGGAGTGATGCTCGATAATCTTATACCGGCCGATCAGGCACAGGCAACTCTATTCGATGATAATAATATTAAGCGCAATAGAAAGCTGATGGAGACCATTGACTCGGTGAATAAAAAAATGGGTTCGGGAACGCTAAGGTACGCTACCCAGGGTTCAACGCAACCGTGGAAGGGAAAATGCGGTAATCGCAGCCCATGCTATACCGGTAATTGGGACGAGTTGGTTAATGTCATTACAAAATAA
- a CDS encoding GNAT family N-acetyltransferase: MVHLIRELTIDDYDDLIRVWGDAGLPFRPFGRDSRERIEIEMARKDTTFIGLFEDDRLIALGLATFDGRKGWINRVAVDPDHRHRGLASKIITECEDFLEGLGVEIMACLIEEYNTPSMALFRKHGYLYGEDIHYFSKRKSEDT; encoded by the coding sequence ATGGTTCATCTCATTCGTGAGCTTACGATTGATGATTATGATGACCTCATCCGTGTCTGGGGGGATGCCGGGTTGCCGTTCCGTCCGTTTGGGCGTGATTCCCGCGAACGGATTGAGATCGAAATGGCGCGGAAGGACACGACGTTTATCGGGTTATTCGAGGATGATAGATTGATAGCGCTCGGATTGGCAACCTTTGATGGCCGCAAGGGATGGATTAATCGGGTTGCGGTTGATCCCGATCATCGGCATCGGGGTCTGGCGTCAAAGATCATCACTGAATGCGAAGATTTTCTGGAGGGGCTTGGGGTGGAGATCATGGCCTGCCTGATCGAGGAATACAACACTCCTTCAATGGCACTCTTCCGGAAACATGGCTACCTCTATGGCGAGGATATTCACTATTTCTCGAAACGGAAATCCGAAGATACATAG
- a CDS encoding chemotaxis protein CheV, translating into MTEKMDAESYLKSGSNELRVLEYNASGLAFGINILKVSKIVSHLNEFTQMPESHPAVQGVFKDMDQLIPVVDLSAFLGITNENTKHSKVIVTEFFGIQTGFWVDGIDWLHHFKWEDVIDANDVFSGIKQRYTIGIVRPTERQMIQLLDYETILMDLCPHLGVQDIAARSVEVDLRGKRILIAEDSPAVRTMLVTEFTDLECEVQTAPDGARGWEVFQQAKFDLVVCDVEMPQMDGLAMTLRIRQSDRPETPVIVYSSIGDIGMKARAEFLEADAHITKLNLDLLLQTADKLIRGEKLDRTEAGFDKVRVPVSQETVPIE; encoded by the coding sequence ATGACCGAGAAAATGGATGCCGAATCATATCTGAAATCGGGATCAAATGAACTGCGAGTCCTGGAATATAACGCCAGCGGGTTAGCTTTCGGGATCAACATTCTCAAGGTCAGTAAGATCGTTTCGCATTTGAATGAATTTACGCAAATGCCTGAGTCTCATCCGGCCGTACAAGGTGTGTTCAAAGACATGGACCAGTTGATTCCGGTAGTCGATCTGTCCGCCTTCCTGGGGATAACCAACGAAAACACCAAGCATAGCAAGGTCATCGTGACCGAGTTTTTTGGAATCCAGACCGGTTTTTGGGTCGATGGCATCGATTGGCTACATCACTTCAAGTGGGAAGATGTCATTGACGCTAATGATGTTTTCAGTGGCATTAAACAACGCTACACGATCGGTATTGTCCGCCCTACTGAACGCCAGATGATTCAATTGCTGGACTACGAGACGATTCTGATGGACCTCTGTCCGCATCTGGGCGTTCAGGATATAGCTGCTCGCAGCGTGGAAGTCGATTTGCGCGGCAAGCGCATTCTCATAGCTGAGGATTCTCCTGCCGTTCGTACGATGTTGGTAACCGAGTTTACCGATCTGGAGTGCGAAGTGCAGACTGCACCCGATGGAGCTCGGGGCTGGGAAGTCTTTCAGCAAGCAAAGTTCGATCTGGTTGTCTGTGATGTTGAGATGCCCCAGATGGACGGGCTGGCCATGACCTTGAGAATTCGTCAGTCGGACAGACCCGAAACGCCCGTAATAGTCTATTCGTCAATCGGTGATATTGGCATGAAAGCGCGGGCTGAGTTTCTTGAGGCCGATGCACACATAACCAAACTTAATCTCGATCTGCTTCTGCAGACGGCTGACAAACTGATTCGAGGCGAAAAGCTCGACCGCACCGAGGCGGGCTTTGATAAGGTGAGAGTGCCGGTATCCCAGGAGACGGTTCCTATTGAATAG
- a CDS encoding fibronectin type III domain-containing protein — protein sequence MDKLAGRFVYYDYDSERSVTDSCTRKISLKLHPVFRSRRTFGSFAHTCLLFFLLIFCASLIFAQDESVSTPVVDSNPLKPPTDISVKDTPNDAGGSITIRWTEPTPPEGIAIKLYRVLRAEAINGEPGQYEPVGGNTAGSTEFLDGHVADSLDYFYRVAVIYSAIGVDGIEIESLTESGSSGPVGSSAQWFDWRRINVFVGVIVLCGFILFYISQAKKGKKLFIRKIAGLEAVDEAVGRATEMGKKIYFIPGTQDMDNVQTIAGVTILGRVAEVAATYDTYLEVPVSRSLVLVTAKEIVKEAYSKVGRPDAYNEDQVHYLTDDQFGYAAGIDGMVVREKPATIFFMGAFYAESLILAETGNSIGAIQIAGTAMPSQLPFFIASCDFTLIGEELFAASAYLAKEPKLLGSLKGQDVGKAIILVAIVLGVLLETFNIWSVSTLFGVID from the coding sequence GTGGACAAGTTAGCTGGTCGGTTCGTCTATTATGATTACGATAGCGAACGTTCTGTAACTGACTCCTGCACGAGGAAGATTAGTTTGAAGTTGCACCCGGTCTTTCGAAGTCGTCGCACTTTTGGTAGCTTCGCGCATACTTGTCTGCTGTTTTTTCTTTTGATTTTCTGTGCCTCTCTGATTTTTGCTCAGGATGAATCGGTGTCGACTCCCGTTGTCGATTCTAACCCGCTCAAGCCCCCCACTGACATCTCAGTGAAAGATACGCCCAACGATGCTGGCGGTTCTATTACTATCCGTTGGACCGAGCCCACTCCGCCCGAAGGGATTGCTATCAAGCTATATCGTGTCTTACGAGCTGAAGCGATCAATGGCGAGCCGGGACAATATGAACCGGTCGGCGGAAACACTGCGGGTAGCACCGAGTTCCTGGATGGTCACGTTGCTGATTCCCTGGATTATTTCTACCGAGTTGCCGTGATCTATAGCGCGATCGGCGTAGATGGTATCGAAATAGAGTCGCTTACCGAATCAGGCTCCAGCGGTCCGGTGGGTTCGTCGGCGCAGTGGTTTGACTGGCGACGGATCAACGTCTTTGTAGGCGTGATCGTGCTCTGTGGCTTTATCCTCTTCTATATTTCGCAGGCCAAGAAGGGTAAGAAGCTGTTTATTCGCAAGATAGCCGGTCTCGAAGCGGTTGATGAAGCGGTTGGCCGCGCAACCGAGATGGGTAAAAAGATATATTTCATCCCCGGCACACAGGACATGGATAATGTCCAGACAATTGCCGGGGTTACGATTTTGGGTCGAGTGGCCGAAGTGGCTGCTACCTATGATACTTATCTGGAAGTCCCGGTGTCGCGTTCACTGGTGCTGGTGACGGCTAAGGAGATCGTCAAAGAGGCATACTCCAAGGTTGGCAGGCCTGATGCTTATAATGAAGACCAGGTTCACTACCTGACCGATGACCAGTTTGGCTATGCGGCCGGTATTGATGGCATGGTGGTGCGCGAGAAACCGGCTACGATTTTCTTCATGGGAGCCTTCTACGCCGAGTCATTGATTCTGGCCGAAACTGGTAACTCAATTGGTGCCATTCAAATAGCTGGCACGGCGATGCCTTCACAATTGCCGTTTTTTATTGCCTCGTGTGATTTCACACTGATTGGTGAAGAGCTGTTTGCGGCGTCGGCCTACCTTGCTAAAGAACCCAAGTTGCTTGGCAGTCTCAAGGGTCAGGATGTCGGCAAAGCGATCATTTTGGTCGCAATTGTGCTTGGTGTTTTACTCGAGACGTTCAACATTTGGTCGGTCTCAACCTTGTTCGGAGTGATTGATTAG